GCAGCCCCTTCACGGTCGTCTGCTACATGGTGGAAGGCCGTGGCGGCGGCGAATTCGCCCAGGCCCGCCGCCTGGCCTATGCTGATCCCGCGCTCTTCGGCCGCCTCATCCGCCTGCTGGTGGACAGCACGGTGGACTACCTGCTGGCCCAGGCCGAGGCGGGGGCCGAGGCGCTGATGCTCTTCGACAGCTGGGCCGGGCTACTGCCGCCCAGCCAGTTCCGCCGCTGGTGCATCGACCCCACCGCCGCCATCGTCCGCGGCATCCGCAAGGTGCGGCCGGATATCCCGCTGATCGGCTTCCCGCGCCTGGCGGGGCCGCTGCTGCCGGAATACGCGGCGCGCACGGGCGTGAACACGGTGGGGATGGATACCGGCATGGACCCGCGCTGGGCCGCCGCCAACCTGCCTGCGGATCTCGCCTTGCAGGGCAACCTGGACCCGCAGGTGCTGGTGGCCGGCGGTGATGCGCTGGAAGCCGAGGCGCGCTCCATCCTGGCGGCGATGCGCGGGCGGCCCTTCATCTTCAATCTGGGCCACGGAATCGTGCCGCCAACGCCGCCGGAGCATGTCGCTGCCCTGACGAGGGTGATCCGCATGGGATGACCTCAGGCGGCCTTCCAGCCGCCTGAGAGGGCCTGTGGCGGCGCGGGGGAGACCCCCGCCGCCTCTTCCCGCGCCACGGAGACGGGGCGCGGGCCGGGCAGCGCTATTTCGTGGCGGGCTTGGGCGTTATCTTGAGGCTGGGCAAGGGCACCGGCTCCGCCGCCTCGCTTCCCTTCGGCGGCGAGGCAGGGTCGGGGGTGGAGGACCTGGAGCGTTGGGCGGCGATGCGCTCCATCTGCTGGCGCAGCTCCGGCGCCTCGTGCAGCAGGCTCTGGAAATCGGCCTTATCCAGTTCCAGCAGGTGGCAGAAGCTCGTGGCATGCGCGGAGGCACCGCGGCGGTGCCGGTTGGCCAGAAGCTCGGTCTCCCCGAAGATCTCGCCCGCCCCCAGCACCACCTCCTCCGTGCCCGAGGCATCCTCCTTCAGCGAAACCTCGCCACGGCTGATCAGGAAGGCCGAACGCGCCCATTGGCCCTTCCGGTAGATGACTTCCTCCGGCACGGCGAAGCGGGTGGTCACCTTCATCGCCAGCTCATACAGCAGGGCTTCCGACAGGCCGGAGAAGGCCTTGAATTCCTTGAGGCGGAGTTCAATGCCGGACTGGATGTTAAACTGCAGCGGCCGCGCGATCTGGCGGCGCAACTGCTCCATCCCGCGCAGCAGATCGTCCTCCAGTTCCTGCCCGATCAGAGATTCCTGGCGCAGGCTGGAATATTCCTCGGATTCCATCCGCAGGCCGATCTGCCGGAGCAGCCGGCTCTCCAGCGCTTCGGAATAGCCGGGATACTGCAGGCGCAGCACATCCAGCGCGTCCTGCAGCATGTCCTGCCGCCGCGCCACGATGCCGGCCACCACCTCCGTCACGCGCTGGCCCAGCACCGGCTCCATCCGCTGCCGCATGAAGCGGCTCATGGACATGGAGACGAGATGCGTCAGCAGCAGCGTCTCGAACCGCTCGGCCATGCTGTGGGTCAGCGGCCTGTCGATGCGGAACCTGTGGTGCAGCCATCGTGCCAGGTTGAAGCGCAGCGTGGGCTGCAGCCGGCGGCGGGCCGCCTGTATATAGCCGTGCCGCCCTTCGTTGCGGGCGCCGTCAATCATGCTCTCGGCGGTCCGCAGCAGGTTCTCCATGACGCGGCGGGACAATGTCCGGTTCTCGAACATCTCCAGCAGCACGGAACGTTCCTGGCTGGCATAGGTGATCAGGCCCAACGTCACGCGCTCACGGTCGCCGATGGCGGTATCGAAGGTATTGGCGGCCGTCTCCTCCTTCACCCGCCGCTCGTAGCTCTCCAGCACATAGCCGGTGGCATGGGAGGAGATGCCGAGCTCGGCCGCCGTGTCGCGCAGCCTGTCCCGCACCTCCCCCAGGCCGATGGCGACGACCTGGTTGCGCAGCGCGTCGTCGGAGGCGGAGAGCTGGTTGAGCTTCAGCCAGCGCACCAGGAAGCGCAGCGTGGTGCCGTTCACCAGCAGGGTGAAGAGCACATAGCCGGTGGCGAGGATGGCGACGAAGCGCTGGATCTGCTCCGGCACCGCGTCATGCTCGGTGACGGAGAGCGCCATGGCGAGGGTGATGGCGCCGCGCAGCCCGCCCCAGAGCATGGTGACCTTGGCCGGGGTCGAGACGCGCTGGGAGAGATGGGTGTATTCCAGCACCGGCAACAGGCCGAAGAGCACGATGGCGCGCGCCACCAGCGCTGCCACCACCATCACCCCCACCAGCACCAGGTCCCATCCCGTGGCGCCCAGCAGCAGCTTGGGCACCAGCATCGAGGCGAGCACGAAAACCAGGGAGCTGGCCCAGAAGGAGAGCTGGTCCCAGACCTCCTGCAGGAAGTGCCAGCTCTGCGGCCGGAAGATGGAGGGGCCCTTGGCGCTGACCGTCAGCCCCGCCACGGCGGCGGCCACCACGCCCGAGACATCCAGGAATTGCTCGCAGACGATATAGGTCAGGTAGGGCAGCGCGAGGGTCAGCGTGACCTCGGCCGTCCGGTTGCCGCCGAGCCAGGGAATGGCGAGCAGCATCAGCCGGGCGGCGACGATGCCAGCCAGGATGCCGCCGAGGAAGGAGACGAAGAAGATCGAGACGGCATCGGACAGGGCGAGCGACTGCTGGCCGGTGATCTGCGCCAGCATGAGGGTGAAGATGGAGATGGCCGCCGCGTCGTTCAGCAGGCTCTCGCCTTCCACCAGCCGGGTGAGGCGGCTGTTGGCGCCGACCTCGTGGAAGATGCCGACCACGGCGGAAGGGTCGGTGGTGGCGACGATGGCGCCGAGCATCAGGCAGACGACGAGCGAGGCCCCGGAGATGGGCGCCAGGGCGAAGCCGATGGCCGCCGTCGTCACCACCACCGCCACCACCGCCATCATCAGGACCGGGGCCCAGTCCCGCGCCAGGCGGCGCACATCGATGGACAGCGAGCCCTGGAAGACCAGCAGGGGGAGGAAGATGTAGAGGAAGGCGTCCGAATCGATCGGGAAATGCAGCAGCGACTGCGCCGCCTCGTCGATGAACGGATTGTTCGAGTTGTTCAGCACCACTGCGCCGCCGCCAGCCAGCAGCACGCCGACCCCGGCCAGCAGCACGGTGGAGGAGAGCTTCATCTTGCGCGCCAGGGGCTGGATGGCGCTGATGACGATCAGCATCAGCGCGGTGGCCAGGATGGTGTCGGGAAGGCGGTTCAGCATGGGCGGGTCCAGCCTTCTTCCAGGGCGCCGCGTGGCGCGTGATGTCGCCTAGCCTTCAGCCCGGGCGGGGCATGGCACCGCCATGCCGGCGCCGGGGCGCTTCCTCCGGCTCGGGGGATGCCGCCTCGGCCGGGAGGCCGGCGGGCGCTTCGGTCGGGGCCTCGCTCAGCCGCACCGGATCCTCCGGCAGTGGAGCCTCAGTCAGTGGCGGCGGGGTCTGTTCCTCCGCCATCTCGAGCCGGGGGGCGGCCGGGGCTTCCCCTGCCTCTGACCCAGGTTCTGGTTCTGGTTCGGGCTCGCGGTCGCCAACCGCCTGGGCCAGCAGCTTACGCAGATCGGCCTTGCCGAGATCCAGCGCAAAGCCCGGCACGCCGTCCGGGGCATTGTAGTCCCAGGCGTAATCCGCCGGGCCGGTGAAGTCGCGGATGCCGGGATCGCTGGCCCAGACCCGGCGCATGGCCGCTCGCCGCAGCAGCGCCGGCACCTTCGGGTGCAGGAAGGGCGAGAGATCTCCGCCGCGATCCAGGCTCTCCAGCGGCGGCAGGGTGGCGGGGTCGAATTCCGGCTCAGTTTCCGCCGGCCCGGCTTCCACTGGCCCGGCTTCCACCGATACGGCGGGCGCAGGCTCGGCCGGCTGCGGCTCCTGCTCCTGCTCCAGCCCGCGCTTGCGGCGGGACCAGCGGCCGAGGAAGCTGCCGCTCACGGTTCTTCCCCACCCGGT
This genomic window from Roseomonas marmotae contains:
- the hemE gene encoding uroporphyrinogen decarboxylase, which translates into the protein MDTVQKPLLRALSGEALWPPPFWLMRQAGRYLPEYRQLRAQAGDFIALCTTPALAAEVTLQPLRRYGMDGAILFSDILMLPWAMGQALRYAEGEGPLLEPIRDAEGLARLDPAAMRARIAPILETVVRVRAGLAQEAPGAALIGFAGSPFTVVCYMVEGRGGGEFAQARRLAYADPALFGRLIRLLVDSTVDYLLAQAEAGAEALMLFDSWAGLLPPSQFRRWCIDPTAAIVRGIRKVRPDIPLIGFPRLAGPLLPEYAARTGVNTVGMDTGMDPRWAAANLPADLALQGNLDPQVLVAGGDALEAEARSILAAMRGRPFIFNLGHGIVPPTPPEHVAALTRVIRMG
- a CDS encoding DUF3306 domain-containing protein, translated to MSGSFLGRWSRRKRGLEQEQEPQPAEPAPAVSVEAGPVEAGPAETEPEFDPATLPPLESLDRGGDLSPFLHPKVPALLRRAAMRRVWASDPGIRDFTGPADYAWDYNAPDGVPGFALDLGKADLRKLLAQAVGDREPEPEPEPGSEAGEAPAAPRLEMAEEQTPPPLTEAPLPEDPVRLSEAPTEAPAGLPAEAASPEPEEAPRRRHGGAMPRPG
- a CDS encoding cation:proton antiporter; this translates as MLNRLPDTILATALMLIVISAIQPLARKMKLSSTVLLAGVGVLLAGGGAVVLNNSNNPFIDEAAQSLLHFPIDSDAFLYIFLPLLVFQGSLSIDVRRLARDWAPVLMMAVVAVVVTTAAIGFALAPISGASLVVCLMLGAIVATTDPSAVVGIFHEVGANSRLTRLVEGESLLNDAAAISIFTLMLAQITGQQSLALSDAVSIFFVSFLGGILAGIVAARLMLLAIPWLGGNRTAEVTLTLALPYLTYIVCEQFLDVSGVVAAAVAGLTVSAKGPSIFRPQSWHFLQEVWDQLSFWASSLVFVLASMLVPKLLLGATGWDLVLVGVMVVAALVARAIVLFGLLPVLEYTHLSQRVSTPAKVTMLWGGLRGAITLAMALSVTEHDAVPEQIQRFVAILATGYVLFTLLVNGTTLRFLVRWLKLNQLSASDDALRNQVVAIGLGEVRDRLRDTAAELGISSHATGYVLESYERRVKEETAANTFDTAIGDRERVTLGLITYASQERSVLLEMFENRTLSRRVMENLLRTAESMIDGARNEGRHGYIQAARRRLQPTLRFNLARWLHHRFRIDRPLTHSMAERFETLLLTHLVSMSMSRFMRQRMEPVLGQRVTEVVAGIVARRQDMLQDALDVLRLQYPGYSEALESRLLRQIGLRMESEEYSSLRQESLIGQELEDDLLRGMEQLRRQIARPLQFNIQSGIELRLKEFKAFSGLSEALLYELAMKVTTRFAVPEEVIYRKGQWARSAFLISRGEVSLKEDASGTEEVVLGAGEIFGETELLANRHRRGASAHATSFCHLLELDKADFQSLLHEAPELRQQMERIAAQRSRSSTPDPASPPKGSEAAEPVPLPSLKITPKPATK